A segment of the Candidatus Brevundimonas phytovorans genome:
CGGCGGCGAAGCGGTCGCCGACCATGGGATCGGTCAGCCAGACAGTCTTGGTGGCCCCGGCCATGCGCGCGGTCAGGGCGGTCTGGGCGCTGTCGTCGCGGCCGATCTCGACGCCGCTGACGGTCGGCGCGGTTCCGCCCAGGGTGACGATCCACGACGCCCCGTCGGCGCGGGCGGACACCGTCTGGCCCTCGGCGGCGGGAATGCGGATAGCGGTGAAGTCAGGCCCGGCGGCCCAGCGCGCCTTGGCCGCGTCGCCGGCCTTGGCGGCGGCGGGCATATTCATGCGGGCGGCGGCGTCGAACACCACCCAGACGGCGTCGCCGCGACGGAAGACGGCGGCCCCGACCGGCGCGGCCCAGGCGAAGGTCAGACTGGTCGCCTGATCCTTGACCTCGGCGGCGACAGGCACGGCCCCGCCGGCGGGCACGACCGAGGGCTTGGCGCCCTCGGGCACGGCGCCGGGCGCATAGAGGTTGAGCCAGACCGCGCCGTCGGCGGCGCCGGAGCGGACGCCCGCCCCCTCGGCCAGGGTCAGGACCAGTTCCGTCGCGCCCTGCACCGAGCGGGTCTCGACCTTCTCAACCCCCTTGGGCGGATCGACACGCAGGCGGCTGACATCCGGGGCGGCGGTCGTGCCGATGCGGATGATGACGGCGCGGCCGTCCTGGCGCACTCGGGCGCGCGCGCCGACAGCCCCGGCGAATTCGATCTTGGTGAAGCCGGTGTTGGCGCCGACGCGGATCTCGACCGGGCCGCTGCTGACGGCGGCGCCCTCGGCATGCGGGGCCAGGGGCGCGAACACGACGACGCCCGCCGCGGCGGCCGCCACGGTCGTCTTCAGAACACGCTTGCTGACGGTGGCCCCGGACATACGCGCGCACCCTCGCGCGAAAGGGCTTTCATCGCGGTTAACGCCGGCTAAACGATCCGCCGCCCGGCCTTGCCCGGCAGGTAGGACAAATCACCCGCTTGCGACGCGCGCGCGAAAGGGCGACATCGGCGGTATCGGCGTTATCGTCACCCCGTTCCGTCAGGTGTTCCTGTGTCAGACCCCGTCTATCCGCCCCTCAGCCCGCTGAAGACCGGCGTGCGTTGCCGCTGCCCGCGCTGCGGCGTGGGGCCGCTGTTCCAGGGCTATCTGACCATCCGCAAGGACTGCTCGAACTGCGGCCTGGACTATGGCTTCGCCGACCCGGCGGACGGCCCGGCCTTCTTCGTCATGTCGGCGGTGGGGATCGTCGGCATGATCGGCTTCATGATCTTCGAGTTCAACGTCCACCCGCCGATCTGGGTGCATTTCATCGTCACCCTGCCGATCCTGGCCCTGATGTGCCTGGGCGTGCTGCGCCCCTTCAAGGGCTGGATGGTGGCCGAACAGTATTTCCACAAGGCCGAGGAAGCCGTCTTCTCCAGCGTCGGCAAGCACGGCGACGGCTATGGCTGGCGCGGTCAGGCCGAGCGCGCCGCGCGGGACGAAGCGCGCGACAAGAGCTAGCTTCCTTCTCCCCTTGAGGGAGAAGGTGGGCGCCGGAGGCGCTCGGATGAGGGGTGTCAGCGCAAGATCATGAAGTCGGAGAACGGGCGACGAGGCTGGGTTTCAACCCGCGCCGCCGTCACCCCTCATCCGTCAGGCTCTGCCTGCCACCTTCTCCCTCAAGGGGAGAAGGAAGAGATTTAGCGCGTCACCCGCAGCGTCACGCCCACGGTGCGCGGCGCGCCGAGGAAGGCGCCGAGGGTGCCCGACTGGAAGGGCGCGCCGAAGGCCACCTGGCGGTAATCCTGATCGAACAGGTTGCGGCCCCAGAGCTCGACGCTCCAGGCTTCATCCTTCGCCAGAGCGACGCGGCCGTCGACCAGCCAGAAGCCCGGCTGGCTCTTGGCCGGATCGAGATCCGAGCCGGTGTTGTATTCCGACGAATACTTGGCCGCGAGCGTGACGCGCCCGGTCAGCCCCGCCCCCACCGGCCGCTCATAGGTCCCAGCCAGAGACCCGCTCCACAGGGGCGCGAAGTTCAGGCGACGCCCGGCCAGCAGCGGCAGGCCGGCGATGGGGTCATGACCGTATTCGGTCTGAGCATAGGTGAGCCCGCCTTGCAGCGACAGGCCCTCGACCGGCGTCAGCATGAAGTCCGCCTCGACGCCCTTGGCCCGCACCTCGGGGATCGAACGCACCAGGAAGGTGGTGCCCAGGAAGGTGTTGAGCTGGAAGTCGTCGTAGGTCTGACGGAAGGCGGCGGCCGAGACGAGCAGGCGACGATCCAGCAGGACGCTCTTGACCCCGGCCTCCCAGGCGTCGGCGGTTTCCGCCCCGAAGGCGCGCGAAGCGTCGGGGACCAGATTGGTCTGGCCCCGGTCCAGATTGAAGCCGCCGTTCTTGCGACCGCGCGACCAGCCGGCGTAGAGGCGCAGCCCCTCGGCCGCCTGATATTCGGCGCGGGCCAGGCCGGTCCAGGCCTGATCCTTGACCGTCTCGGACGTCTTCAGGTTATTGAAGGCCGGGTTGGACCAGGGCAGGCAGAGGGTGGCGTTGGTCACGTTGTTGGCCAGGGCGGCGGCGCAGGCGCGACCGCCGTCGGTGTTTTCATAGGCCGCGCTCATGTCCTTGGTCTCGTGCGTGCGGCGCAGGCCCCCGGTCAGGGTCAGGCGGTCGGTGACGGCATAGGAGACCTGGGCGAACAGGGCCGCCGACTGCGCCTTCTGGCGATAGCGGTCCAGTTGGCCCTCACCCTCGACGAAGCTCTGTCCGACGGCCAGACCCGTCAGGGTCGAGACATAGGTCGGGTCGCCCAGCGGACTGGCGCCGGAGCGCGACAGCAGACGGCTGACATAGGCCTCGTAGTCGGCGCCATAGAGCAGGCTGTCGCGGCGGGTCAGGGTCTCGTCCGACAGGAAGAGGCCCGCTGACCAGTCCAGCCTGTCGCGCTGGCCAGACAGACGCAGTTCCTGGGTCAGGGTGCGGAAGCGGTTGGACCAGCTGCCGTCGTCGGGACGATAGGCCAGGTCGGCCGAGGTGAAGTCCCAGTCCTGACTGATGACGCCGCGCCAGTCGCGCACCGCCGTGGTGCTTTCCAGCGTCGCCCAGCCCAGGTCGGCGCTCAGGTGCAGGGCCAGACCCCGGTCGCGGATACGGGTGTTGGTGTCACGATTGGAGTAGGCGACACGCGCCCACGGGTTGGGCGTCGCCGCCACCCCGCCATCGGGGGCGAAGGTCGCCAGCAAGGGCGCGGTTCCGCCGGTCACAAGCTGCACGCCGACGCAGCAACGCTCGTCCCGCTCGGTCCAGTCGGCGGTCAGGCGGGCGGTCAGGTCGGGCGTCGCGCGCCACAACAGCTGGCCGCGCAGGGTGTCGTAGTGCTCGTTCTGATCGTCGGCTTCGGTGCGCGGGCCGTCGCCGGTCCTGACGTCATAGAGGCCGTCGCGACGACGCGTGGCCACGTAGAGCCGCCCGGCCAGAACCTCATCGACGATGGGTCCCGTCAGCGATGCCGAGCCGCCCGCCACGCCGTAGTCGCCAAACGTCGTTTCGCCCGCCAGACGCGGGGTGAACGACGGCGCGGCGGTGACGACGTTGATGACGCCCGCCGAGGCGTTCTTGCCGAACAGGGTGGGCTGCGGGCCTTTGAGCACCTCAATACGCTCGATCTCGCCGAGATCGCCGAGCGCCACGCCGTTGCGCGGGCGATAGACCCCGTCGATCATGACGCCGACCGAGCTTTCCAGCCCCGGATTGTCGCCCACCGTGCCGACGCCGCGAATACGGGCCGTGGTGAAGGTCTGGTTGGAGGTCGAGGCCACGATCAGGCCCGGCGTCAGGATCTGCAGGTCCTTGATGTCGCGCACGCCCGCATCGTCAAGCAGGGGTTGGCCCGCCACCGTCAGAGACAGGGGCGTGGCCGCCAGGGTCGCTTCGCGCCGCTGGGCCGTCACCACGATGTCGGACACCTGGCTCGGCCCCGCGATCGCCGCGTCTTCGGCGAAAACGGGCGCGGCGAAAACGAGCAGGGGCAAGGCGACGGACGCGAGATACGCGGCGCGGACAGGGGAGTTCATGAAGGGGGGAACCGCTTTGCGGAGCGACGGCGCACGGCCTTTGTCGCGGACAGAAGTCGCGCTCTAGCAGTCAGGCTGACGCGTTGAAAGCCTTCCCTCGCGTCAGCAAATGATGACTTTTCAGGCCCGCCCGGCCATGGGCCCGGAGGCGCAAGGGGCGAAACTGACGTCCACACGGCTGCGATGACGGCTGACATCGTTACGCACCGCCCCGCCGACGCGGCACAGGCCGGTCAGGTCGCCGTCCAGGCCCGCCTCATGAGCCGCGATCAGGTCCAGCAGCCGTTCGGCCTCGACCAGGGACGCCGGCTGCTGCCCCAGAAGCCAGGTTTCCACCGCGTCCAGGTCGACCAGCAGCCCGCCGACGCGCACCGCGCCGTCGACCTTGCGTCTATTCCACTGATGAAGCAGCGCGCGCGCCGCCTCCATGGTCCATTCTTGCGCCATCGCGCCCCTCCCGGGCGAAGCGTTGATCGGCCCCGGCCTCCCAGACCCCGGCGAAGGCCGTCAGGCTGACGAAGGTCCAGGCGATCCATTGCAAGGTGACGGAGGCCCAGCCCAATCGCTCGTGAGCGAGAAGGGGCGCCAGATGGCTGACCACCATGATCAGCTGAAATCCGGCGCAGGCGACCAGCCACCAGCGACGACCCCGTTCGGCCAGGCCCCAAAGGGCGGCAAACAGGGCCACATCCACCAGCATCACCCCGACCCGAAGCCCGTTGATGTCCCACGGCACCAGAAACACCGACAGGACCTGGGCCGCCGTCAGCGCCGCCACCGCCAGCCGCTCGACCGTCCCGCCCCGCCACAAGAGCAGGGCGAAGGCGATCAGATTGGCGAGGATGAGGATGATCTGGACGGGATGCATGATGGTTCGAAATCAGCCCGCGCGCCGTCCGCGCGCGCCCACGGCGGCAGCGGCGACCCGATGCGGGCGCTGTCTCATTGACCTGTCATCATCGATATTCACCCCGAGGATTGAAAATCACCGCAGGCTTTCGATCGCTTCGAGGACGGGGTTGGCGAGGCTGGCGCCGACTGCGGCGATCAGCAGCCAGATCAGAGACCAGGCGAGGATCAGCCACAACAGGGAGCCCCCCAGCTTCCTGGGTCGGCGCCAGCCTTCCAACGCGACATATCGCTGATAAAGCGACGTCCGCGTCTTCCCGTCGCCGAACGCTGTCGAAGGCGTTGCAGAGACAGGGGCAGATGGCTCAACCGGCGCGGCGTCGGGAATGGGGATTGATCCCCCTGAGTAGAGATCACTCAGGCGGCGCGCGGCCTGCAAGCGGTCGGAAACGCCCAGCTTTTCATAGGCGCGGTGCAGATGGTTCTGGACGGTGCGCGGCGACAGGTTCAGCTGTTGGGCGATCTCCTTGTCGCCCAGGCGCAGGCCGGCCAGCCGGACGATCTCCAGTTCGCGGGGGGTCAGTTTCGGAAGGTCAGGGTCCAGCGTCACGCGGCCAGCGTTAACGAGGAAATCGTCATTTCGTCTAGTGATGAATTGAGCGCAACCTGACGTTTTATTGACGCCGTGGTTATTAGACGTCACCCCGCGCCGCCGGGCATGGCCCGATCCAGCAGGGCGCGCAGGTCGAGGCCCGCCTCGAAGGCCCCATAGAGGCCGCCGCGGGCTTGCAGCCGCAGTCGGCAAAAGGCCTCGGCGACCGGACTTTCGGCCTCCAGCAGCACCGCGGCCTGAAGCGCCAGGGCCAGGCGTTCGACGGTGAAGCGCGCGTCCGCCTGCTCGGCTCCGGCAAGGTCGAGACCGGCGAGCCAGGCGTCATAGGCGGGGTCGACGCCGCCCCGCGCCGTCAGGAAGTCGCGCAGAGCCTCAACCGCGTCCGGCTCGCGCCCCAAGGCTCGCAGCACGTCAAGCGCGATGACGTTGCCCGAGCCCTCCCAGATGGCGTTCAGCGGCGACTGGCGGAACAGGCGCGGCATGGGGCCGGTCTCGACGTAGCCGGCGCCGCCGAGACACTCCATCGCTTCATAGATCATGCCCGGCGCCCGCTTGCAGACCCAGTATTTGGCGATCGGCGTCATCAGGCGGGCCAGGGCGTCGTCCTGATCAAAGGTCTGCGCCAGCCGCAGCGACAGGGCGGTGGCCGCCTCGCTCTCCAGCGCCAGATCGGCCAGGACGGCGGCCATCATCGGCTGGTCGATCAGCCGCTTCTGGAAGGCGGTGCGGTGGGCGGCGTGCCAGACGGCCTGGGCCAAGGCGCCGCGCATCTGCTGGGCCGAGCCGATCACGCAGTCCAGCCGCGTGTGCTGGACCATGCGGATGATGGCGGCGACGCCCCGCCCCTCCTCGCCGATCCTCTGGGCCAGGGCGCCATGATATTCGACCTCGGACGAGGCGTTGGAGCGGTCGCCCATCTTGTCCTTCAGCCGCACGACGCGGAAGCCCGCGTTGCGCGTCCCGTCGGGCAGCCAGCGCGGCAGCAGGAAACAGGTCAGGCCGCCGGGCGCCTGGGCCAGGGTCAGGAAGGCGTCGGACATGGGCGCCGAACAGAACCACTTGTGCCCCGTCAGCCGATACCAGCCGTCCTCGGCCGTCGGCTCGGCGCGGGTGGCGTTGGCGCGCACGTCGGAACCGCCCTGCTTCTCGGTCATGGCCATGCCGAGGGTGACGCCGGTCTTGTCGGGCGCGGGGCGGACGGCGGGGTCGTAGCGCCCGTCCTTGATCTTCTCGACCCAAGAAGCGCCGACGCCGGGCTCGACCGCCAGGGCCGGAACCGAGGCGTAGGTCATGGTCATGGGACAGCTGGTCCCCGAGTCCGCCTGCCCCGTCAGGAACAGGATGGCGGCGTGCAGGACATGACCGTTGGGCGTCCCGTCCCAGGCGGCGGAGGCCAGACCCGCCTCCAGCCCCAGCGCCATCAGCTGATGATAGGCCGGGTGAAACGTCACCTCGTCGATGCGACGGCCATAGCGGTCGTGGGTGTCCAGCACCGGGGGGACGCGGTTGGCCTGAACGCCCCAGTCGATGACCTCGGCCGAACCGCAGCGGACGCCGAGGCTCGTCAGCCGGGCCTCGTGCTGCTGGCCGCCCGCTCGGCGCACAGCGTCGAAAAGCGCCCGGTCGCCGGTGAACAGGTTGAGGTCCTCCAGCGGCGGCGGCTGGTTCGTCACCTCGTGGGTGTCCAGATCGGCGACGGGACGGAAGGACGACATGGGCGGGCTCCGTTCAGGCTCGGAGCGAGCATGGCACGGGCGGACGAGGAGAAGAACAGCCCCCTCTTCCGTCATTCTCCGGGCCGCGCTTGCGCGGAACCGGGGAACCCAGCGGCGCCCGTAGGGCGAAAGACCCACGCGTCGCGCTCAGCACGAAGATCGCCTTCGGCGCCGCTGGGTCCCCCGGTCTCGCTACGCTCGCCGGAGGATGACGGAGATTAGGGGTCGGCCCGCTTTGGCCCTGCGCCGACGTGCTCGATCCCCAGCCGCGCCGCGATCTCCATCTGCTTCTGCCGCTCGGCGTAACCCTCGCGCTGCTCGTCCGTGCGCGCAGCATGGCAGCGGTCGCAGCAGACGCCCTCGACATAAAGCGGCGACAGGCGCGCCTCGGGGCTGACCGGCATACGGCAGCCGCGGCACAGGCTGTGGTCGCCTTCCTTCAGGCCGTGACCGACCGCCACCCGCTCGTCGAAGACGAAGCAGTGGCCGCGCCACAGGCTCTCGGGCTCGGGGATGGTCTCAAGGTATTTCAGGATGCCGCCTTCCAGGTGGAAGACCTGCTCGACGCCCTCAGCCTTGAGGAAGGCGGTGGCCTTTTCGCAGCGGATGCCGCCGGTGCAGTACATGGCGACCTTGGGCGGATTGGGCCGGTCCAGCAGGGCGCGGCCCTCGGTCCTGAACCAGTCGGGAAACTCACGGAAGGTGCGGGTGTTGGGCTGGATGGCGCCCTCGAAGACGCCGACCTCGACCTCATAATCGTTGCGGGTGTCGATGAGGATGGTGTCGGGATCGGCGATCAGGGCGTTCCAGTCCTGGGGCGAGACATAGGCGCCGACGCCTTCGACCGGGTCGATGTCGGTCACGCCCATGGTGACGATCTCGGCCTTCAGCCGCACCTTCATGCGGTGAAACGGCATGACCTCGGCGGTCGAGTATTTCAGCTCCAGCCGGTCGAAACCGGGCAGGGCGCGCACGCCGTCCACGACGCGGGCGACGGCGGCCTCGGGCCCGGCGATGGTGCCGTTCAGCCCTTCGTGCGCCACCAGAAGGGTGCCCCGCACCTCGGTCCCGCACAGGTCCAGCAGATGCGCCTGCACGGCTTCGCGATCCGCAATCGGCGCGAAGCGATAGAGGGCGGCGACGCAGACGGGCGTTGCAGATTCAGTCGTCACGAAAGGCGTCCCGGCGGGCGGCGATGAAAAGGAAGCGGCCTCTATAGGCCCCGCAGCCCCGCGCGTCACGGCGACAGCTTGTTTACAACTATGAGTTACACATCGTATTCAACCTGAAGGATGCTCGCCTTGCCGGAAGCCGCGCCCGTTCGAGATCCCCGCGTTCGCGTCATGGTCGTGGACGACAGCGCCATCGTGCGCGGCCTGATCGTGCAGACGCTGGAGCGCGACCCGGCGCTGCGCGTCGTGGCGCGCGCCGCCAATGGCGAGGCGGCCCTGATCGAACTGGCGCGCACCCCGGTCGACGTGGTGGTGCTGGATATCGAGATGCCGGTGATGGACGGGCTGACCGCCCTGCCCCTGATCCTGAAGCTGCAGCCCGAGGCGCGGGTGGTCATGGCCTCGACCCTGACGCGGCGCAACGCCCGCATCAGCCTGCAAGCCTTGCAGGCCGGGGCCGCCGACTATGTGCCCAAGCCCGAGACCGGCGGACTGGTCGGGGCCGACGAATTCGCCCGCGAACTGATCGCCAAGGTGAAGGCGCTTGGCGGGCGGGGCGCCGTGCCCTCCCCAACCATTACCGCTGTCGCAGCCCCCGTCCGCACCGCTTCTCTGTCGCCCCCCGTCCGGCCCCAGGTCGTGGCCATCGGCGGCTCGACCGGCGCGCCGCCCGCCCTGATGACCCTGTTTCAGGCGCTGAAGGGCGAGCTGGAACAGGCGGTGCTGCTGACCCAGCATATGCCCCCGACCTTCACCGCCATGCTGGCCGAACAGCTGGAGCGGGCGGGCGGACGCCCCGCCGCCGAGGCGCGCGACGGCGAGCCCGTCCTGCCGGGCCGCGTCTATGTCGCGCCGGGCGGCTGGCACATGACGGTGGGCCGCAGCGGACAGGTCCCGGTGATCCGCCTGAATCAGGAGCCGCCCGAGCACTTCTGCCGGCCCTCGGTCGATCCCATGCTGAGGTCGGCGGCGGCGGTCTATGGCCCCGGTCTGCTGGCGGTGATCCTGACCGGCATGGGCGCGGACGGGGCCGAAGGCTGCCGCAGCGTGGCCGAGGCGGGCGGGCGCTTTGTGGTTCAGGACGAGGCGACCAGCGTGGTCTGGGGGATGCCCGGCGCCGCCGCGCGCACCGGACTGGCCGAGGCGGTCCTGCCGCTCAATCAGATTGCGCCCTGGGTTCGGAGGGCCTGCGCATGACCGTCGCCTGTGAG
Coding sequences within it:
- a CDS encoding DUF983 domain-containing protein translates to MSDPVYPPLSPLKTGVRCRCPRCGVGPLFQGYLTIRKDCSNCGLDYGFADPADGPAFFVMSAVGIVGMIGFMIFEFNVHPPIWVHFIVTLPILALMCLGVLRPFKGWMVAEQYFHKAEEAVFSSVGKHGDGYGWRGQAERAARDEARDKS
- a CDS encoding TonB-dependent receptor, with translation MPLLVFAAPVFAEDAAIAGPSQVSDIVVTAQRREATLAATPLSLTVAGQPLLDDAGVRDIKDLQILTPGLIVASTSNQTFTTARIRGVGTVGDNPGLESSVGVMIDGVYRPRNGVALGDLGEIERIEVLKGPQPTLFGKNASAGVINVVTAAPSFTPRLAGETTFGDYGVAGGSASLTGPIVDEVLAGRLYVATRRRDGLYDVRTGDGPRTEADDQNEHYDTLRGQLLWRATPDLTARLTADWTERDERCCVGVQLVTGGTAPLLATFAPDGGVAATPNPWARVAYSNRDTNTRIRDRGLALHLSADLGWATLESTTAVRDWRGVISQDWDFTSADLAYRPDDGSWSNRFRTLTQELRLSGQRDRLDWSAGLFLSDETLTRRDSLLYGADYEAYVSRLLSRSGASPLGDPTYVSTLTGLAVGQSFVEGEGQLDRYRQKAQSAALFAQVSYAVTDRLTLTGGLRRTHETKDMSAAYENTDGGRACAAALANNVTNATLCLPWSNPAFNNLKTSETVKDQAWTGLARAEYQAAEGLRLYAGWSRGRKNGGFNLDRGQTNLVPDASRAFGAETADAWEAGVKSVLLDRRLLVSAAAFRQTYDDFQLNTFLGTTFLVRSIPEVRAKGVEADFMLTPVEGLSLQGGLTYAQTEYGHDPIAGLPLLAGRRLNFAPLWSGSLAGTYERPVGAGLTGRVTLAAKYSSEYNTGSDLDPAKSQPGFWLVDGRVALAKDEAWSVELWGRNLFDQDYRQVAFGAPFQSGTLGAFLGAPRTVGVTLRVTR
- a CDS encoding helix-turn-helix transcriptional regulator, with the translated sequence MTLDPDLPKLTPRELEIVRLAGLRLGDKEIAQQLNLSPRTVQNHLHRAYEKLGVSDRLQAARRLSDLYSGGSIPIPDAAPVEPSAPVSATPSTAFGDGKTRTSLYQRYVALEGWRRPRKLGGSLLWLILAWSLIWLLIAAVGASLANPVLEAIESLR
- a CDS encoding acyl-CoA dehydrogenase family protein → MSSFRPVADLDTHEVTNQPPPLEDLNLFTGDRALFDAVRRAGGQQHEARLTSLGVRCGSAEVIDWGVQANRVPPVLDTHDRYGRRIDEVTFHPAYHQLMALGLEAGLASAAWDGTPNGHVLHAAILFLTGQADSGTSCPMTMTYASVPALAVEPGVGASWVEKIKDGRYDPAVRPAPDKTGVTLGMAMTEKQGGSDVRANATRAEPTAEDGWYRLTGHKWFCSAPMSDAFLTLAQAPGGLTCFLLPRWLPDGTRNAGFRVVRLKDKMGDRSNASSEVEYHGALAQRIGEEGRGVAAIIRMVQHTRLDCVIGSAQQMRGALAQAVWHAAHRTAFQKRLIDQPMMAAVLADLALESEAATALSLRLAQTFDQDDALARLMTPIAKYWVCKRAPGMIYEAMECLGGAGYVETGPMPRLFRQSPLNAIWEGSGNVIALDVLRALGREPDAVEALRDFLTARGGVDPAYDAWLAGLDLAGAEQADARFTVERLALALQAAVLLEAESPVAEAFCRLRLQARGGLYGAFEAGLDLRALLDRAMPGGAG
- a CDS encoding rhodanese-related sulfurtransferase gives rise to the protein MTTESATPVCVAALYRFAPIADREAVQAHLLDLCGTEVRGTLLVAHEGLNGTIAGPEAAVARVVDGVRALPGFDRLELKYSTAEVMPFHRMKVRLKAEIVTMGVTDIDPVEGVGAYVSPQDWNALIADPDTILIDTRNDYEVEVGVFEGAIQPNTRTFREFPDWFRTEGRALLDRPNPPKVAMYCTGGIRCEKATAFLKAEGVEQVFHLEGGILKYLETIPEPESLWRGHCFVFDERVAVGHGLKEGDHSLCRGCRMPVSPEARLSPLYVEGVCCDRCHAARTDEQREGYAERQKQMEIAARLGIEHVGAGPKRADP
- a CDS encoding chemotaxis response regulator protein-glutamate methylesterase, yielding MPEAAPVRDPRVRVMVVDDSAIVRGLIVQTLERDPALRVVARAANGEAALIELARTPVDVVVLDIEMPVMDGLTALPLILKLQPEARVVMASTLTRRNARISLQALQAGAADYVPKPETGGLVGADEFARELIAKVKALGGRGAVPSPTITAVAAPVRTASLSPPVRPQVVAIGGSTGAPPALMTLFQALKGELEQAVLLTQHMPPTFTAMLAEQLERAGGRPAAEARDGEPVLPGRVYVAPGGWHMTVGRSGQVPVIRLNQEPPEHFCRPSVDPMLRSAAAVYGPGLLAVILTGMGADGAEGCRSVAEAGGRFVVQDEATSVVWGMPGAAARTGLAEAVLPLNQIAPWVRRACA